Proteins encoded in a region of the Pseudomonas putida genome:
- a CDS encoding phosphatidylglycerophosphatase A, with the protein MTDHPNQVPAEFVPPSVWRNPWHFIAFGFGSGTLPKAPGTWGSLVAIPFIPLWQMLPDWGYWLLLGVSMLFGFWLCGKVANDLRVHDHEGIVWDEIVGMWITLWLVPEGWQWLLAGFLMFRFFDILKPWPIRWIDRHVHGGVGIMLDDILAGVFAWLGMQVLVWAVA; encoded by the coding sequence GTGACCGATCACCCCAATCAGGTGCCTGCGGAGTTCGTTCCGCCCTCGGTCTGGCGCAACCCATGGCACTTCATCGCGTTTGGCTTCGGTTCCGGCACCTTGCCCAAGGCACCGGGTACCTGGGGCTCGCTGGTTGCCATACCGTTCATCCCGCTGTGGCAGATGCTGCCCGACTGGGGTTACTGGCTGTTGCTCGGCGTCAGCATGCTGTTTGGCTTCTGGTTGTGCGGCAAAGTTGCCAATGACTTGCGCGTACACGACCATGAAGGCATTGTCTGGGACGAGATTGTCGGCATGTGGATCACCCTCTGGCTAGTGCCGGAAGGCTGGCAGTGGCTGTTGGCAGGGTTCCTGATGTTCCGCTTCTTCGACATCCTCAAGCCGTGGCCAATCCGCTGGATCGACCGCCATGTGCACGGGGGTGTCGGCATCATGCTCGACGATATCCTGGCCGGTGTTTTCGCCTGGCTGGGCATGCAGGTTCTGGTGTGGGCGGTTGCCTGA